One window from the genome of Streptomyces sp. NBC_00708 encodes:
- the sufB gene encoding Fe-S cluster assembly protein SufB — protein sequence MTLPTETAHPELEGLGTYEFGWADSDAAGATAKRGLSEAVVRDISEKKNEPEWMLKLRLKGLKLFGKKPMPNWGSDLSGIDFDNIKYFVRSTEKQAASWDDLPEDIKNTYDKLGIPEAEKQRLVAGVAAQYESEVVYHQIREDLEEQGVIFVDTDTALKEHEELFKEYFGTVIPVGDNKFASLNTAVWSGGSFIYVPKGVHVDIPLQAYFRINTENMGQFERTLIIVDEDAYVHYVEGCTAPIYSSDSLHSAVVEIIVKKGGRCRYTTIQNWSNNVYNLVTKRAVAYEGATMEWVDGNIGSKVTMKYPAVYLMGEHAKGETLSIAFAGEGQHQDAGAKMVHMAPNTSSNIVSKSVARGGGRTSYRGLIEIGEGAPGAKSNVLCDALLVDTISRSDTYPYVDVREDDVSMGHEATVSKVSEDQLFYLMSRGMTEFEAMAMIVRGFVEPIAKELPMEYALELNRLIELQMEGSVG from the coding sequence ATGACGCTCCCCACGGAGACTGCCCACCCTGAGCTCGAGGGCCTGGGCACGTACGAATTCGGCTGGGCCGACTCCGACGCGGCAGGCGCGACGGCCAAGCGCGGCCTCTCCGAGGCCGTCGTCCGCGACATCTCGGAGAAGAAGAACGAACCCGAGTGGATGCTGAAGCTGCGGCTCAAGGGCCTCAAGCTCTTCGGCAAGAAGCCGATGCCGAACTGGGGCTCGGACCTCTCGGGCATCGACTTCGACAACATCAAGTACTTCGTGCGTTCGACGGAGAAGCAGGCGGCCTCCTGGGACGACCTGCCCGAGGACATCAAGAACACGTACGACAAGCTCGGCATCCCGGAGGCGGAGAAGCAGCGCCTCGTCGCCGGTGTCGCGGCGCAGTACGAGTCCGAGGTCGTCTACCACCAGATCCGCGAGGACCTGGAGGAGCAGGGCGTCATCTTCGTCGACACCGACACCGCGCTGAAGGAGCACGAGGAACTCTTCAAGGAGTACTTCGGCACCGTCATCCCGGTCGGCGACAACAAGTTCGCGTCGCTGAACACGGCCGTGTGGTCCGGCGGTTCCTTCATCTACGTGCCCAAGGGTGTCCACGTGGACATCCCGCTCCAGGCCTACTTCCGTATCAACACGGAGAACATGGGCCAGTTCGAGCGGACGCTGATCATCGTCGACGAGGACGCCTACGTCCACTACGTCGAGGGCTGCACCGCCCCGATCTACTCCTCCGACTCGCTGCACTCCGCGGTCGTCGAGATCATCGTGAAGAAGGGCGGCCGCTGCCGCTACACGACGATCCAGAACTGGTCGAACAACGTCTACAACCTGGTCACCAAGCGCGCCGTGGCCTACGAGGGCGCGACCATGGAGTGGGTCGACGGCAACATCGGCTCCAAGGTCACCATGAAGTACCCGGCCGTCTACCTGATGGGCGAGCACGCCAAGGGCGAGACCCTGTCCATCGCCTTCGCGGGCGAGGGCCAGCACCAGGACGCCGGCGCCAAGATGGTCCACATGGCCCCGAACACCTCGTCCAACATCGTCTCCAAGTCGGTGGCGCGAGGCGGCGGCCGTACCTCCTACCGCGGTCTGATCGAGATCGGCGAGGGCGCGCCGGGCGCGAAGTCCAACGTCCTGTGCGACGCGCTGCTCGTCGACACGATCTCCCGGTCCGACACGTACCCGTACGTCGACGTCCGCGAGGACGACGTGTCGATGGGCCACGAGGCGACTGTCTCCAAGGTCTCCGAGGACCAGCTCTTCTACCTGATGAGCCGCGGCATGACCGAGTTCGAGGCCATGGCGATGATCGTGCGCGGCTTCGTCGAGCCGATCGCCAAGGAGCTGCCGATGGAGTACGCCCTGGAGCTCAACCGGCTGATCGAGCTGCAGATGGAGGGTTCGGTCGGCTAG